Proteins encoded together in one Microbacterium oxydans window:
- a CDS encoding DUF402 domain-containing protein, producing the protein MSILPQSTPAAVPDDARPLGEGPFLAPGAQIDWHYRKPGWQPGEPSTISPMRVVRDDERGLVAWLAPGTLQESQGAPDGQRVRSVPLARRWLEARTRIVEEWWGNGVLRIAQAGLPWSVWLFWSDTSGPVWEFAGWYVNLENAHLRTDQETYSSDHILDVEIDPDGGIHLKDEDELAAAIDQGRLSAEQAAQIERHADAAIASFRAGDWPFDDEWRGWRPDPSWTTPVLDGLDRLGQDVGLL; encoded by the coding sequence ATGAGCATCCTCCCCCAGAGCACCCCGGCCGCCGTCCCGGATGACGCGCGACCGCTGGGAGAGGGACCGTTCCTCGCGCCCGGTGCGCAGATCGACTGGCACTACCGGAAGCCGGGTTGGCAGCCGGGGGAGCCGTCCACGATCTCTCCCATGCGGGTGGTCCGCGATGACGAGCGCGGGCTCGTGGCGTGGCTCGCCCCCGGGACGCTGCAGGAGTCGCAGGGGGCGCCGGACGGACAGCGGGTGCGTTCGGTGCCGCTCGCTCGCCGCTGGCTCGAGGCGCGCACGCGCATCGTCGAGGAATGGTGGGGCAACGGTGTGCTGCGCATCGCGCAGGCGGGCCTGCCGTGGTCGGTCTGGCTCTTCTGGAGCGACACCAGCGGCCCGGTCTGGGAGTTCGCGGGGTGGTACGTGAACCTCGAGAACGCGCACCTGCGCACCGATCAGGAGACCTACTCGTCCGATCACATCCTCGACGTCGAGATCGACCCCGACGGCGGCATCCATCTGAAGGACGAGGACGAGCTCGCCGCCGCCATCGACCAGGGGCGGCTCAGCGCCGAACAGGCCGCGCAGATCGAGCGGCACGCCGACGCCGCGATCGCCTCGTTCCGGGCCGGGGACTGGCCGTTCGACGACGAGTGGCGCGGGTGGCGGCCCGACCCGTCGTGGACGACTCCGGTGCTCGACGGCCTCGATCGACTCGGGCAGGACGTCGGTCTGCTCTGA
- the pheT gene encoding phenylalanine--tRNA ligase subunit beta: MRVPLSWLREYVDLAADATPEDVLGALVTVGFEEEDVHRFDITGPVVVGQVVSLEPEPQSNGKTINWCQVDVGEANGGVRGIVCGAHNFTVGDKVVVTLPGAVLPGPFPIAARKTYGHVSDGMIASARELGLGDEHNGIVVLSDLGIDAPVGTDAIALLGLDDVAVEINVTPDRGYAFSLRGVAREYSHATGASFRDPAERDFAELQPGSGHTTVVDDVAPVRGRVGASEFVTRVVRGVDPSRPTPPWMIARLSLAGMRSLGVLIDITNYVMLELGQPLHGYDLDKLTGGITVRRANPGEKMTTLDGVERALHEEDLLITDESGPIGLAGVMGGGTTEMSDTTRNVLIEAANFDPITIARSARRHKLPSEASKRFERGVDPLIPFVAARRVADLMVELAGGTLTEEGGALFAEVFVADIELPAGFVQGLIGVDYTDDEITGALTTIGADVTAAEDGSGWTVIPPTWRPDLTDKWTLAEEVARIHGLDRIPAVLPTPPSGRGLTAHQQGRRRVADALAAAGLVETPAFPFTTEAQNDLHGSASGEHLPSIRLANPLDGQAPFLRRSLIPGLLQTAHRNISRGLTDLAIFETGAVFVPEPGVEYGTEEVPPLGVRPSDETLAALNASIPPQHRHIAALLTGHVSPRQPGRPAEAAGLVEALDAVRVIAAAAGVDIDVVQAERAALHPGRTGSLLVAGEEVGYVGELHPAVAEDADLPGRATVLELDLDRILTLASGRVVAASLSTFPAATQDVSLTLPADVAAAEVQAALAEGAGALLESVRLVDDYRGEGVPEGSKSLTFALRFRADDRTLTAAEATEAKLAGVEVAAERFGAALRD, encoded by the coding sequence ATGCGCGTCCCGCTTTCGTGGCTGCGTGAGTACGTCGATCTGGCAGCGGATGCCACGCCCGAGGACGTCCTCGGCGCGCTGGTGACCGTGGGCTTCGAAGAGGAGGACGTGCACCGCTTCGACATCACGGGTCCCGTGGTCGTCGGTCAGGTCGTCTCGCTCGAGCCCGAGCCGCAGTCCAACGGCAAGACCATCAACTGGTGCCAGGTCGATGTGGGCGAGGCGAACGGCGGTGTCCGCGGCATCGTCTGCGGCGCGCACAACTTCACCGTGGGGGACAAGGTCGTCGTGACCCTTCCCGGCGCGGTGCTGCCCGGTCCGTTCCCGATCGCCGCCCGCAAGACCTACGGTCACGTCTCCGACGGCATGATCGCGTCGGCGCGCGAGCTGGGCCTGGGCGATGAGCACAACGGCATCGTCGTGCTGTCCGACCTCGGCATCGACGCGCCCGTCGGCACCGACGCGATCGCCCTCCTGGGTCTCGACGACGTGGCGGTGGAGATCAACGTCACGCCCGACCGCGGCTACGCCTTCTCGCTGCGCGGCGTCGCCCGCGAGTACTCGCACGCGACAGGTGCGAGCTTCCGCGACCCCGCGGAGCGCGACTTCGCCGAGCTGCAGCCGGGCAGCGGGCACACGACCGTGGTCGACGACGTCGCCCCCGTGCGCGGCCGCGTCGGCGCGAGCGAGTTCGTCACGCGTGTCGTGCGCGGCGTCGACCCCTCGCGTCCCACCCCGCCGTGGATGATCGCGCGGCTCAGCCTCGCGGGCATGCGCTCGCTGGGCGTGCTGATCGACATCACCAACTACGTGATGCTCGAGCTCGGCCAGCCGCTGCACGGCTACGACCTCGACAAGCTCACCGGCGGGATCACCGTCCGCCGTGCGAACCCGGGCGAGAAGATGACGACGCTCGACGGCGTCGAGCGCGCGCTGCACGAGGAAGACCTCCTCATCACGGACGAGTCCGGTCCGATCGGCCTCGCCGGCGTCATGGGCGGCGGCACGACCGAGATGAGCGACACCACGCGGAACGTGCTCATCGAGGCCGCGAACTTCGACCCCATCACCATCGCCCGCTCGGCGCGACGGCACAAGCTGCCCAGTGAGGCCTCCAAGCGCTTCGAGCGCGGTGTCGACCCGCTCATCCCGTTCGTGGCGGCCCGCCGCGTGGCCGACCTCATGGTCGAGCTCGCCGGTGGCACGCTCACCGAAGAGGGCGGCGCGCTGTTCGCCGAGGTGTTCGTCGCCGACATCGAGCTGCCCGCCGGCTTCGTGCAGGGGCTCATCGGCGTCGACTACACCGACGACGAGATCACCGGTGCGCTGACCACGATCGGCGCGGACGTCACCGCGGCGGAGGACGGCTCCGGGTGGACCGTGATCCCGCCCACCTGGCGTCCCGACCTCACGGACAAGTGGACGCTCGCCGAGGAGGTCGCCCGCATCCACGGGCTCGACCGCATCCCCGCAGTCCTGCCGACGCCGCCGTCCGGACGTGGTCTCACCGCGCACCAGCAGGGCCGTCGCCGCGTGGCCGATGCCCTGGCCGCCGCCGGTCTCGTCGAGACGCCGGCGTTCCCGTTCACCACCGAGGCGCAGAACGACCTGCACGGGTCGGCGTCGGGCGAGCACCTGCCGAGCATCCGCCTGGCGAACCCGCTCGACGGTCAGGCGCCCTTCCTGCGGCGCTCGCTCATCCCCGGACTGCTGCAGACCGCGCACCGCAACATCTCGCGCGGCCTCACGGACCTGGCGATCTTCGAGACCGGTGCCGTGTTCGTGCCCGAGCCGGGCGTCGAGTACGGCACGGAGGAGGTGCCGCCGCTGGGCGTGCGCCCGTCCGATGAGACGCTCGCCGCGCTGAACGCCTCGATCCCGCCGCAGCACCGCCACATCGCGGCTCTGCTCACGGGCCATGTCTCCCCGCGTCAGCCCGGCCGCCCGGCCGAGGCGGCAGGGCTCGTCGAGGCGCTGGACGCCGTTCGGGTGATCGCGGCAGCGGCGGGCGTCGACATCGACGTCGTGCAGGCCGAGCGCGCCGCCCTGCACCCGGGCCGCACCGGATCGCTCCTGGTCGCGGGGGAAGAGGTCGGCTACGTCGGCGAGCTGCACCCCGCCGTGGCGGAGGACGCCGATCTTCCCGGTCGCGCGACCGTACTCGAGCTCGACCTGGATCGCATCCTGACCCTGGCGAGCGGACGCGTCGTCGCCGCATCGCTGTCGACGTTCCCGGCCGCGACGCAGGACGTCTCGCTCACGCTGCCGGCGGATGTCGCCGCGGCCGAGGTGCAGGCGGCGCTCGCGGAGGGCGCCGGAGCACTGCTCGAATCGGTGCGTCTCGTGGACGACTACCGGGGCGAGGGTGTGCCGGAGGGGTCGAAGAGCCTGACCTTCGCGCTGCGCTTCCGCGCCGATGACCGCACGCTCACGGCGGCCGAGGCCACCGAGGCCAAGCTCGCCGGTGTCGAGGTCGCTGCGGAGCGGTTCGGGGCGGCGCTGCGCGACTGA
- the pheS gene encoding phenylalanine--tRNA ligase subunit alpha, translating into MSESPEITPEAVEAAVADALAAIAAATDTAELKAARAAHVADGSPLAVLNASMRQVAPENKAAFGKLVGQGRGQVTQALAAKEAELAAAEVAARLEAERVDITAVPSRTRVGARHPLTLLQDQVCDIFVGMGWEIAEGPELEHEWFNFDALNFDVDHPARQEQDTFYVDPPSRHLVMRTHTSPVQVRSMLDREVPIYVLCPGRVYRTDEFDATHLPVFTQFEGLVIDKGITMAHLKGTLDHFAKQLFGPEAKTRFRTNYFPFTEPSAELDLWHPTFKGGARWIEWGGCGMVNPNVLRAAGIDPEVYSGFAFGMGIERGLMFRSDVQDMRDMAEGDVRFSEQYGMVV; encoded by the coding sequence GTGTCAGAGTCTCCTGAAATCACCCCGGAAGCGGTCGAAGCCGCTGTCGCCGACGCCCTCGCGGCGATCGCCGCAGCCACCGACACCGCCGAGCTGAAAGCGGCCCGTGCCGCCCATGTCGCCGACGGATCGCCGCTCGCGGTCCTGAACGCCTCGATGCGACAGGTCGCCCCCGAGAACAAGGCCGCGTTCGGCAAGCTCGTGGGTCAGGGACGCGGGCAGGTGACGCAGGCGCTCGCCGCCAAGGAGGCCGAGCTGGCCGCCGCGGAGGTCGCCGCGCGGCTCGAGGCCGAGCGGGTCGACATCACCGCCGTGCCCTCGCGCACGCGCGTCGGTGCCCGGCACCCGCTCACGCTCCTCCAGGACCAGGTCTGCGACATCTTCGTCGGCATGGGCTGGGAGATCGCGGAGGGACCGGAGCTCGAGCACGAGTGGTTCAACTTCGACGCCCTGAACTTCGACGTCGACCACCCCGCCCGCCAGGAGCAGGACACGTTCTACGTCGACCCGCCCTCGCGCCACCTGGTGATGCGCACGCACACGAGCCCCGTCCAGGTGCGCTCGATGCTCGACCGCGAGGTGCCGATCTACGTGCTGTGCCCCGGCCGTGTGTACCGCACCGACGAGTTCGACGCCACGCACCTGCCGGTGTTCACGCAGTTCGAGGGACTCGTCATCGACAAGGGCATCACGATGGCGCACCTCAAGGGCACGCTCGACCACTTCGCGAAGCAGCTCTTCGGCCCTGAGGCCAAGACGCGCTTCCGCACCAACTACTTCCCCTTCACCGAGCCGTCCGCCGAGCTCGACCTGTGGCACCCGACCTTCAAGGGCGGCGCGCGCTGGATCGAGTGGGGCGGCTGCGGCATGGTCAACCCGAACGTGCTGCGCGCGGCCGGGATCGACCCGGAGGTGTACAGCGGCTTCGCGTTCGGCATGGGCATCGAGCGGGGCCTGATGTTCCGCAGCGACGTCCAGGACATGCGCGACATGGCCGAGGGCGATGTCCGATTCAGCGAGCAGTACGGGATGGTGGTGTGA
- a CDS encoding amino acid ABC transporter permease — MSSVLFDVPGPRAIVRNRLIGAVTVLVVLAVLGWVVWRLFATGQFSAEKWNIFTFSAVWVRFGEGLLATLAAFAVAGVGSIVLGFVLGIGRLSEHAWVREPVRWIIEVLRAVPVLILMMLLYYGLPVIGVKMPPYWAVVIALIVYNGSVLAEVLRAGIESLPRGQQEAGYAIGLRKTGVMYFILIPQAVRAMMPVIIAQLVVALKDTALGFIITYKELLYVINQIGNQAPYGSPLIPAAIIGGSMYVAVCLLLSYIAYRLQRRAKRSPKAGPAVPDPRQHGGETNTSLIVLQNDGGAGGGAPR, encoded by the coding sequence ATGAGTTCCGTCCTTTTCGACGTCCCCGGCCCCCGTGCCATCGTCCGCAACCGGCTCATCGGAGCCGTGACGGTCCTGGTCGTCCTCGCCGTGCTCGGCTGGGTCGTGTGGAGGCTGTTCGCCACCGGACAGTTCTCTGCCGAGAAGTGGAATATCTTCACGTTCTCGGCCGTCTGGGTCCGTTTCGGCGAAGGGCTGCTGGCCACGCTGGCCGCGTTCGCTGTCGCCGGCGTCGGGTCCATCGTCCTCGGCTTCGTCCTCGGCATCGGGCGCCTCTCGGAGCACGCCTGGGTGCGTGAGCCGGTCCGGTGGATCATCGAGGTGCTGCGAGCGGTGCCCGTGCTGATCCTCATGATGCTGCTGTACTACGGCCTTCCCGTGATCGGCGTGAAGATGCCGCCGTACTGGGCTGTCGTGATCGCGCTGATCGTCTACAACGGCTCGGTGCTGGCCGAGGTGCTGCGTGCCGGCATCGAATCGCTTCCTCGCGGACAGCAGGAAGCCGGCTACGCGATCGGACTCCGAAAGACCGGAGTGATGTACTTCATCCTGATCCCGCAGGCCGTGCGGGCCATGATGCCGGTGATCATCGCGCAGCTCGTCGTGGCGCTGAAGGACACCGCGCTCGGGTTCATCATCACGTACAAGGAGCTCCTCTACGTCATCAATCAGATCGGCAACCAGGCGCCCTACGGCTCCCCGCTGATCCCCGCCGCGATCATCGGCGGATCGATGTACGTGGCCGTGTGTCTCCTCCTCTCCTACATCGCCTACCGCCTGCAGCGTCGGGCCAAGCGCTCGCCGAAGGCAGGACCCGCGGTGCCGGACCCCCGTCAGCACGGCGGCGAGACGAACACCTCGCTGATCGTGCTGCAGAACGACGGCGGTGCCGGTGGTGGAGCACCGCGCTGA
- a CDS encoding amino acid ABC transporter permease, translating to MGVITDHLDLWGQALWGTILLFLGGGIIALVLGLIVGAARVSPVPIARAVGGIYVNWIRNTPLTLVMFFFAFCLPILLGERVNPLPLAVAALGIYTATYVAEALRAGINTVPVGQAEAARAIGLNFGQVMRYVVLPQATRSVVPPMMSVLIALMKNTTVAAGFSVANLGTIRAALSEQGENALAVLLWVMVVFVVLVLLLAWVQRVLENKWRIAR from the coding sequence GTGGGCGTCATCACCGACCACCTCGACCTCTGGGGTCAAGCACTGTGGGGAACCATCCTGCTGTTCCTGGGCGGCGGGATCATCGCCCTGGTCCTCGGGCTGATCGTGGGGGCGGCGCGGGTGTCCCCGGTTCCGATCGCCCGCGCGGTCGGCGGGATCTATGTGAACTGGATCCGCAACACCCCGCTGACCCTCGTCATGTTCTTCTTCGCGTTCTGCCTCCCGATCCTGCTGGGGGAGCGGGTGAACCCCCTGCCTCTGGCAGTGGCCGCTCTCGGCATCTACACCGCGACCTACGTCGCCGAGGCGCTGCGGGCCGGCATCAACACCGTGCCGGTCGGCCAGGCCGAGGCTGCGCGAGCGATCGGCCTGAACTTCGGACAGGTCATGCGCTACGTCGTGCTGCCGCAGGCGACGCGCTCCGTCGTCCCGCCGATGATGAGCGTCCTCATCGCCCTCATGAAGAACACCACGGTGGCCGCGGGCTTCTCCGTCGCCAACCTCGGCACCATCCGGGCGGCATTGAGCGAGCAGGGTGAGAACGCTCTGGCCGTGCTGCTCTGGGTCATGGTCGTCTTCGTGGTGCTGGTGCTGCTGCTCGCCTGGGTGCAGCGCGTTCTCGAGAACAAGTGGAGGATCGCGCGATGA
- a CDS encoding glutamate ABC transporter substrate-binding protein — protein sequence MRRTRTLAGIGIAAVALLALTACNSGTPSSSGAPEDGGEGETSSTPWTVLEDVSIDGSPTFDRISSSGTIKVGVKEDQPGLGYLDPVTGDRTGFDVDIARWMAASLGVDPEKIEFQAIASANREQAIVNGDIDYYVGTYSITDKRKEQISFAGPYFVTGQGLLVGADSDIKSVDDLDASTTVCSATGSTPIQNIKENYPEVKTKEYDTYSKCVEDLKNGQVDAVTTDEAILIGYAAQDPDKLKVVGEPFSEERYGIGLAKGDDALAEYFNTQLTDGGDIWQQIFDNNLGASGVKATQPEVDPIG from the coding sequence ATGCGACGCACACGGACACTGGCAGGCATCGGAATCGCAGCGGTGGCACTGCTCGCGCTCACGGCGTGCAACAGCGGCACGCCGTCGAGCTCGGGAGCCCCGGAAGACGGCGGCGAGGGGGAGACCTCCAGCACGCCGTGGACCGTCCTCGAGGATGTCAGCATCGACGGGAGCCCGACGTTCGATCGGATCTCGTCCTCCGGCACGATCAAGGTCGGCGTGAAGGAAGACCAGCCCGGTCTCGGTTACCTCGACCCGGTCACCGGCGACCGCACCGGCTTCGACGTGGACATCGCCCGCTGGATGGCGGCCTCGCTCGGGGTCGACCCGGAGAAGATCGAGTTCCAGGCGATCGCCTCGGCGAACCGCGAGCAGGCGATCGTGAACGGCGACATCGACTACTACGTCGGCACCTACTCGATCACGGACAAGCGCAAGGAGCAGATCTCCTTCGCCGGCCCGTACTTCGTCACCGGTCAGGGCCTCCTCGTCGGCGCCGACAGCGACATCAAGAGCGTGGACGACCTGGACGCGTCGACGACGGTGTGCTCGGCGACCGGCTCCACGCCGATCCAGAACATCAAGGAGAACTACCCCGAGGTGAAGACCAAGGAGTACGACACCTACTCGAAGTGCGTCGAGGACCTCAAGAACGGGCAGGTCGATGCCGTCACCACCGACGAGGCGATCCTCATCGGCTACGCGGCCCAGGACCCCGACAAGCTGAAGGTCGTCGGAGAGCCGTTCAGCGAGGAGCGCTACGGCATCGGTCTCGCCAAGGGCGATGACGCGCTCGCCGAGTACTTCAACACGCAGCTGACCGACGGCGGAGACATCTGGCAGCAGATCTTCGACAACAACCTCGGCGCCTCCGGCGTCAAGGCGACGCAGCCCGAGGTCGACCCGATCGGTTGA
- a CDS encoding amino acid ABC transporter ATP-binding protein, whose amino-acid sequence MMTSDTPLVVVENVQKHYGDFQALADIDLTVNSGEVVVVIGPSGSGKSTLCRTINRLETITSGTIRIDGKELPAEGKGLAHLRADVGMVFQSFNLFAHLTILENVTLGPIKVRGLKKADAEREAMTLLERVGVAQQASKLPAQLSGGQQQRVAIARALAMQPKVMLFDEPTSALDPEMINEVLDVMVGLAQEGMTMIVVTHEMGFARKAADRVVFMADGRIVEEATPEEFFTHPKSDRAKDFLSKLLTH is encoded by the coding sequence ATGATGACCTCTGATACACCCCTCGTCGTGGTCGAGAACGTCCAGAAGCACTACGGCGACTTCCAGGCCCTGGCCGACATCGACCTGACCGTCAACTCGGGCGAGGTCGTCGTCGTGATCGGCCCGTCCGGATCCGGCAAGTCGACGCTGTGCCGCACGATCAACCGGCTCGAGACGATCACCAGCGGCACGATCCGCATCGACGGCAAGGAGCTCCCGGCGGAGGGGAAGGGGCTCGCCCACCTGCGCGCGGATGTCGGCATGGTGTTCCAGTCCTTTAACCTGTTCGCCCACCTGACGATCCTCGAGAACGTGACGCTCGGCCCGATCAAGGTGCGCGGCCTCAAGAAGGCCGATGCCGAGAGGGAGGCGATGACCCTGCTCGAACGCGTCGGCGTGGCGCAGCAGGCGTCGAAGCTCCCGGCGCAGCTCTCCGGCGGGCAGCAGCAGCGCGTCGCGATCGCCCGTGCTCTCGCCATGCAGCCCAAGGTGATGCTCTTCGACGAGCCGACCAGCGCCCTGGACCCCGAGATGATCAACGAGGTCCTCGACGTCATGGTCGGTCTCGCGCAAGAGGGCATGACCATGATCGTCGTCACCCACGAGATGGGCTTCGCTCGGAAGGCCGCCGACCGGGTCGTCTTCATGGCCGACGGACGGATCGTGGAGGAGGCGACTCCGGAGGAGTTCTTCACGCACCCGAAGAGCGACCGGGCCAAGGACTTCCTCTCGAAGCTCCTCACCCACTGA
- a CDS encoding TAXI family TRAP transporter solute-binding subunit, which produces MSAAVRRAMAGVVALLLLSGLTACTPRASEWTTAEYAIAAGGSTGVYYDYGSHLAADLSASLDITMVAQETAGSVDNLLRVSAGDALIGFAQGDAAADAVAGTGAFDEALEVRALARLYDEYVQVVVRGDSEIDDIGDLTGRTISLGAENSGVNVIAGRVLDAAGVDIASIRDPQLDLSESIGAMERGEIDGFFWVGGLPTPGIAELAEMSSVRLLPVEQGWVNEVNEQYSHAYRPSDIPAGTYGLEESAPTMAVPNYLVTAASTPDAVVRDILAGLFDARLRIAGEVPTAALLDRRSAIFTGPVPLHPGAIAYYRDLRG; this is translated from the coding sequence GTGAGCGCCGCCGTGCGGAGGGCCATGGCCGGTGTCGTCGCGCTCCTGCTGCTGAGCGGGCTGACCGCCTGCACCCCGCGCGCGAGCGAATGGACCACCGCGGAGTATGCGATCGCGGCGGGCGGATCCACCGGCGTCTACTACGACTACGGGAGCCATCTCGCCGCCGACCTCTCGGCGTCGCTCGACATCACGATGGTCGCGCAGGAGACAGCGGGATCGGTCGACAACCTGCTGCGGGTGAGCGCGGGGGACGCCCTGATCGGGTTCGCGCAGGGCGATGCGGCGGCGGATGCCGTGGCGGGGACCGGCGCCTTCGACGAGGCCCTGGAGGTGCGGGCGCTCGCTCGCCTCTACGACGAGTACGTGCAGGTCGTCGTGCGGGGGGACTCGGAGATCGACGACATCGGCGACCTGACCGGCCGGACGATCTCGCTCGGTGCGGAGAACTCGGGCGTGAACGTCATCGCCGGGCGCGTGCTGGACGCGGCCGGGGTCGACATCGCCTCCATCCGCGATCCGCAGCTCGACCTCAGCGAGTCCATCGGCGCGATGGAGCGCGGTGAGATCGACGGCTTCTTCTGGGTCGGCGGACTGCCCACCCCGGGCATCGCGGAGCTCGCGGAGATGTCGTCGGTCCGACTGCTGCCGGTCGAGCAGGGCTGGGTCAACGAGGTGAACGAGCAGTACTCGCACGCCTATCGTCCGTCCGACATCCCGGCCGGCACCTACGGGCTCGAGGAGTCCGCGCCGACGATGGCGGTCCCGAACTACCTCGTCACCGCGGCCTCGACCCCGGACGCCGTCGTGCGCGACATCCTCGCCGGGCTGTTCGACGCCCGCCTCCGCATCGCCGGGGAGGTCCCCACGGCAGCGCTCCTCGACCGCCGCTCGGCGATCTTCACCGGCCCGGTGCCGCTGCATCCGGGGGCGATCGCCTACTACCGGGACCTGCGCGGCTGA
- a CDS encoding sensor histidine kinase, with protein MRRRLIIVFLVPLVAILVALGGAAGWSAAGSVQQAFYTQQLGDLGYFVTSARQSLRSGSAAVIDAEVQRFREVYGIEVTVFDLGGGVWAGDRGSVVLEEEEAERVRLALSGRRAEPPATVNPWAVADAALAEPVFDDGDVIGAVLVAGDVDAPRTAILQQTLLLSTIVLVLIALGMLLVFRLARWVLSPVRQLDEAMVAIERGEMDARVAEDAGPPELRRMARVFNGMADEIERVMTRQQEFALNASHELRNPLNALLLRVEHLATGLGREWRDDVEETREEGRRMTRILETLLGLARGGRGDSTISAVDLATLTARRLDAWRDVAAQRRIALRPVGEPSVMSVTDRTIVESALDAVFDNAVKYSPDGGLIEAGAHRERDLCRITVRDHGPGLTAEQAAAATDRFWRNTETGEIPGSGLGLAIASDLLATVGGEVVVASAEGGGLEVSLLLWDRTTP; from the coding sequence ATGCGCCGGCGTCTGATCATCGTCTTCCTGGTGCCGCTGGTCGCGATCCTGGTCGCGCTCGGGGGTGCGGCGGGGTGGAGCGCGGCCGGCAGCGTCCAACAGGCGTTCTACACCCAGCAGCTCGGCGACCTCGGGTACTTCGTGACGAGTGCGCGACAGTCGCTGCGCTCCGGGAGCGCGGCCGTCATCGACGCCGAGGTCCAGCGCTTCCGCGAGGTCTACGGCATCGAGGTCACCGTCTTCGATCTCGGGGGCGGTGTCTGGGCGGGGGATCGGGGCTCGGTCGTGCTCGAGGAGGAGGAGGCCGAGCGGGTCCGGCTGGCCCTGTCCGGGCGCCGTGCCGAGCCGCCCGCGACGGTGAACCCCTGGGCCGTCGCGGATGCCGCGTTGGCGGAGCCGGTGTTCGACGACGGCGACGTCATCGGCGCGGTGCTCGTCGCCGGCGACGTCGACGCCCCGCGCACCGCGATCCTGCAGCAGACGCTGCTCCTCTCCACCATCGTGCTGGTCCTGATCGCCCTGGGGATGCTGCTCGTGTTCCGTCTGGCCCGCTGGGTGCTCTCACCGGTCCGGCAACTGGACGAGGCGATGGTGGCGATCGAGCGCGGAGAGATGGACGCGCGCGTGGCGGAGGACGCCGGGCCGCCGGAGCTGCGGCGCATGGCGAGGGTGTTCAACGGCATGGCCGACGAGATCGAGCGCGTGATGACGCGACAGCAGGAGTTCGCCCTGAACGCCTCCCACGAACTGCGCAATCCTCTGAACGCCCTGCTGCTGCGCGTCGAGCACCTGGCGACCGGACTCGGGCGGGAATGGCGCGATGACGTCGAGGAGACGCGCGAGGAGGGACGGCGGATGACGCGGATCCTCGAGACCCTGCTCGGCCTGGCGCGCGGCGGTCGCGGCGACTCCACGATCTCGGCGGTGGACCTCGCCACGCTCACCGCCCGCCGCCTCGACGCGTGGCGGGACGTGGCGGCGCAGCGGCGGATCGCCCTGCGACCCGTGGGGGAGCCGTCGGTGATGAGCGTGACCGACCGGACGATCGTGGAGAGCGCGCTCGACGCGGTGTTCGACAACGCCGTGAAGTACTCACCCGACGGGGGGCTGATCGAGGCCGGCGCCCACCGCGAGCGCGACCTCTGCCGGATCACGGTCCGCGATCACGGACCGGGCCTGACGGCGGAGCAGGCGGCTGCGGCGACGGACCGGTTCTGGCGCAACACGGAGACCGGGGAGATCCCGGGGTCCGGGCTCGGGCTGGCGATCGCGAGCGACCTGCTCGCGACGGTCGGCGGCGAGGTGGTCGTGGCCTCCGCCGAGGGCGGCGGCCTCGAGGTCTCGCTGCTGCTGTGGGACAGGACGACGCCGTGA
- a CDS encoding response regulator transcription factor produces the protein MRILIVEDDDRVAGALEAFLARSGYATVRAPDGASALDLLGADTEVVLLDLGLPDIDGVDLCRRIRGRSEVPIVIVTARNQVAERIKGLRAGADDFVVKPYDVHELLARIEAVTRRSRPIRPESDARVQLLDGGLQIDLVARQVLVAGAPIELTRKEFDIIAVLARYPGVAVPKERLIREVWNTDWRGFGHSLEVHVGAIRKKTGSRGIIETVRGVGYRLAGS, from the coding sequence ATGAGGATTCTGATCGTCGAAGACGACGACCGGGTGGCCGGCGCGCTCGAGGCCTTCCTCGCACGATCGGGCTATGCCACGGTCCGGGCGCCGGACGGTGCGTCCGCGCTGGACCTGCTCGGTGCCGACACCGAGGTGGTCCTCCTCGATCTCGGTCTCCCCGACATCGACGGCGTCGACCTGTGCCGTCGCATCCGAGGGCGCTCCGAGGTCCCGATCGTGATCGTCACGGCCCGCAACCAGGTGGCCGAGCGCATCAAGGGGCTGCGCGCGGGTGCCGACGACTTCGTGGTGAAGCCGTACGACGTGCACGAGCTCCTCGCCAGGATCGAGGCGGTGACGCGCCGCTCGCGGCCGATCCGCCCCGAGTCCGACGCCCGGGTGCAGCTGCTCGACGGAGGCCTGCAGATCGATCTGGTGGCACGCCAGGTGCTCGTGGCCGGTGCCCCCATCGAGCTCACCCGCAAGGAGTTCGACATCATCGCGGTGCTCGCCCGGTATCCGGGGGTCGCGGTGCCGAAGGAACGCCTGATCCGCGAGGTGTGGAACACCGATTGGCGCGGCTTCGGACACTCTCTCGAGGTGCACGTCGGTGCGATCCGGAAGAAGACCGGATCCCGCGGGATCATCGAGACCGTCCGCGGTGTCGGCTACCGGCTCGCTGGTTCCTGA